CCTGTTTTCCTCAGGTACGCCTTCCAGGTCTGTCAGAAGTTTTTCTATATTATGCTCATCATTTTTCGGTTCCCCGGCATAGCGTGCCGAAAAAATGCCGGGTGCTCCCGCCAGAGCATCCACTTCAAGCCCTGAATCGTCTGCCAGCGTAATCATTTTTCCCGCGGCGCAGGCAGCCCGCGCCTTAATAAAAGCATTTTCGGCAAATGTACTGCCAGACTCTTCAACCTCCTGATAATTCGGAAGATCGCTTAACGACAGAATTTCGATTTTTTCGTCGTTAAGCAATTCCTCCAGTTCCATTACTTTGCCCTTATTCATTGTCGCAAGCAAGACCTGCATCCTTACAAACCTCCTTCGGACTATGCTACCGGAAGCTCTTTGGCCAGCGCTTCCTTCTGCAAAGCGCTGAGTTTTTGAATACCCGATTCCCCGAGGTTTAAGAATGCATTCAGATCCTCTTGGTCAAACGGCTGACCTTCTGCAGTACCCTGAATCTCTACAAAACGCCCCGAACCGGTCATCACAATATTCATATCGACTTCGGCTTTGGAATCCTCCTCATAGGCAAGATCGGCTACAGGTATCCCATCTACTTTGCCTACAGAAATGGCCGCAATACTGTCTATTAAAGGGTCCTGCTTAATCAATTGATTTTTGAGCAGGTAGTTTACAGCATCAGCCAGGGCAACATAAGCACCCGTAATCGAAGCTGTCCTGGTCCCGCCGTCTGCCTGAAGGACATCACAATCCAGCCAGATGGTCCTTTCTCCAAGTCTACTCAGATCCACAATGGAACGCAGCGCCCTGCCGATCAGCCGCTGGATCTCCATTGTCCTTCCGCCCAATTTTCCCTTGGAAGCCTCACGCTGATTGCGCACGGCCGTCGCCCTCGGAAGCATAGAGTATTCCGCTGTGACCCAGCCGCTGCCGGTCCCCTTTTTAAATGGCGGTACTTTATCTTCAACAGTAGCCGTGCAAATCACCCTGGTTTTCCCGACCTCAATCAGGACGGAGCCTTCGGGAAGGTCCGTAAACTTCCTGGTAATCTTCACAGGCCGGATTTCATCGGGCTGTCTTCCGTCAAATCTTAGCATATTATCAAGCTTCCTTTCTGTTCTCAAAAAATTATTAATATTTATCAATTGTATAACCGGTTATCAAGCTCAACCGTACTTATACTTTCTGATAGACGAACCGGATTCTTGCAGCGACAAGAGCGAGGATCAGTACAGCAGAGCCAAAAAGAGCCAGAATTCTGATAACCAGATCAAAGAAGAACTGCTCCGGCACCATTTGGATCAGGATATCGGTCTCCGGATCAAGCAGCCAAAGGTCATTCGTAAAAATCAGATAGTGAAAGCTGTCCCAGAACACTTGAAAATCCCGCCAGACCGCAATCCCTACTGCCCCGAATATACAGAGAAATATGACTGCCGCGGTCAGAAAGCCGCTGGCCCAGGAACGGAAGTATTTCTTCCCGTTGCTTATCCTTAGTAAGATCAGAAACAGAAACAGGACAATCAAACCTGCGTTGCGAACCATGCGGCTGCTCAGGTACAACCTTTGAACATCTGCCATATGGACGATTTCCCGCTGATTAAACACCTGTCTTTCCTGACCGTTAATCTCTGCACGGATTTCAAGGTCATCCTTGTCCCCCTGGATATAAGCCAGCAGTTCCGTGGTCGTCACCATCAGATCTTTTTCCGGCATCCCGGTCACAGATACCGTGTCCAGTTTGTTATATTCCGACCGGAAGAAATTGAGATCAAAGACGCATTGTTCAATCACCGTCAGCAACATGACAGCGATTAGAATCAATCCGCTGACAATTGCAAGAAACCCGTTCGCAGCCTTCCTACCTGACATCATTTCTCCTCATATATCCTAATATCCTAATATCCTCACCAAATACATTAACCAAATATCCTATTTAAATACGTTAATCCTCACTTCGTATCTTGCCTGAATTTCCTACTTGTTTTTTCTGGCCAGCGCAATGCCGTCGCCAAATGGAAGTACGCTTACCTCAAATTCCGGCAGACAGGCCAAGTTCTGCAGGAAATCCCTCATACAACCGACCATTCGATCATACTTTTGGTCAAAAACCGAACCAGGCACAACCCAGCCTCTGAATAGAACATTATCCGCCACCAGAACCCCGCCAGGGGAAATGAGCGGTGTGATAAGATCAAGGTAATCCAGGTACTCCCCTTTGGCTGCATCTACAAATATCAAATCATATGTTTCCGTCAGTTTCGGCAGGCAGTGCAGCGCATTCTCACAGCTGAAATCAACCAAATGGGCAAGCCCGGCCTTTTTCAGATATTCTTCTGCTCTGTTGAGCCTCCCTCTGTTCATATCCAGCGTATAAACCCTGCCTCCGGTTTCGGCTGCACCTCTGGCAAGATAAACGGTGGAATAACCGATCGCCGTACCGATCTCCAGAATACGCTTGGCATCCGTCATCTTGACCATTAGCTCAAGGAAGTGACCGACTGCCGGTGTAACCACAGGGATTGTTTCCTCCAAGGCAACGCCTTCCATCTCTTGAAGCAGCCCTTCCCTGGCAGGAAGCAATTCTTCGAGGTACCTTTCTAGTTCAAAAGGATAGAACAAACCATCACCCCAATATTTGATATTCTTTCCTTCCTGTCTCGTAAAGATTCTGCCCGAGACTGTCAATCAGGACAATGGCAGGAAAATCTTCGATAACAAGTCTCCGGACTGCCTCCGTTCCGAGTTCCGGATAGGCAATGACCTCAGCTTCCTTGATGCAGGAAGCCAGGAGTGCTCCCGCACCGCCGATCGCCCCAAAGTAGACTGCGCTGTTTTCCCTGATGGCCTGTATGACCTCAGGAGAACGAAGCCCTTTGCCGATCATCCCTTTTAAACCTTTGGCCAGCAGACTAGGAGAATAGGCATCCATTCTGCCACTGGTTGTCGGTCCGGCAGATCCGATAACTTTACCTGGAGAAGCCGGGGCGGGTCCCACAAAATAGATCACCTGTCCCTTAATATCAAAGGGCAGCCCCTCTCCCCGGCCCAAGGCCTCAACCATTTTCTTATGAGCCGCATCTCTTCCGGTATAGACGACTCCGCTGATCAGCACCTTTTCACCGCATCTGAGAGAAGCAGCAGTCGTATCATCC
This genomic stretch from Dehalobacter restrictus DSM 9455 harbors:
- a CDS encoding TIGR01906 family membrane protein; the protein is MMSGRKAANGFLAIVSGLILIAVMLLTVIEQCVFDLNFFRSEYNKLDTVSVTGMPEKDLMVTTTELLAYIQGDKDDLEIRAEINGQERQVFNQREIVHMADVQRLYLSSRMVRNAGLIVLFLFLILLRISNGKKYFRSWASGFLTAAVIFLCIFGAVGIAVWRDFQVFWDSFHYLIFTNDLWLLDPETDILIQMVPEQFFFDLVIRILALFGSAVLILALVAARIRFVYQKV
- a CDS encoding O-methyltransferase encodes the protein MFYPFELERYLEELLPAREGLLQEMEGVALEETIPVVTPAVGHFLELMVKMTDAKRILEIGTAIGYSTVYLARGAAETGGRVYTLDMNRGRLNRAEEYLKKAGLAHLVDFSCENALHCLPKLTETYDLIFVDAAKGEYLDYLDLITPLISPGGVLVADNVLFRGWVVPGSVFDQKYDRMVGCMRDFLQNLACLPEFEVSVLPFGDGIALARKNK
- a CDS encoding XTP/dITP diphosphatase, which codes for MQVLLATMNKGKVMELEELLNDEKIEILSLSDLPNYQEVEESGSTFAENAFIKARAACAAGKMITLADDSGLEVDALAGAPGIFSARYAGEPKNDEHNIEKLLTDLEGVPEENRTARFRCALAIICPDGQEYLTEGSVEGRILTERIGTGGFGYDPVFYLPDLQKTMAELSLDEKNCLSHRARAFAKAVPLLTALMKSF
- the rph gene encoding ribonuclease PH encodes the protein MLRFDGRQPDEIRPVKITRKFTDLPEGSVLIEVGKTRVICTATVEDKVPPFKKGTGSGWVTAEYSMLPRATAVRNQREASKGKLGGRTMEIQRLIGRALRSIVDLSRLGERTIWLDCDVLQADGGTRTASITGAYVALADAVNYLLKNQLIKQDPLIDSIAAISVGKVDGIPVADLAYEEDSKAEVDMNIVMTGSGRFVEIQGTAEGQPFDQEDLNAFLNLGESGIQKLSALQKEALAKELPVA
- a CDS encoding Fe-S-containing hydro-lyase, coding for MSNDKTVETRKISAPMDDTTAASLRCGEKVLISGVVYTGRDAAHKKMVEALGRGEGLPFDIKGQVIYFVGPAPASPGKVIGSAGPTTSGRMDAYSPSLLAKGLKGMIGKGLRSPEVIQAIRENSAVYFGAIGGAGALLASCIKEAEVIAYPELGTEAVRRLVIEDFPAIVLIDSLGQNLYETGRKEYQILG